In Arachis stenosperma cultivar V10309 chromosome 1, arast.V10309.gnm1.PFL2, whole genome shotgun sequence, one DNA window encodes the following:
- the LOC130943729 gene encoding protein TIFY 3B-like, translating into MACLKPDELELVGRGEQGSHHAMERIGDANVGSNNNNMADDASMMHFPANWPMPASGLNASAPTHFTILFNGNTYVYDGINTEKVQEIMLIAAAYAKSAEVKIGTQSSFTPLIPTSTSSSPAQRNSNNLPSKQSVCFPAEKSSICRLQEFPLARRQSLQRFLEKRRVRLFSKAPYGFSKNMAGLYDDNSPGNIENSFYDDNSPQDFAS; encoded by the exons ATGGCTTGTTTGAAACCTGATGAGTTGGAGCTTGTTGGTAGAGGAGAGCAAGGTTCTCATCATGCTATGGAAAGAATTGGTGATGCTAATGTTGGttccaacaacaacaacatggCTGATGATGCTTCTATGATGCATTTTCCTGCTAACTG GCCAATGCCCGCATCTGGACTGAATGCATCAGCTCCAACTCATTTTACCATCTTATTCAATGGGAACACTTATGTCTATGATGGAATTAATACAGAGAAG GTGCAAGAGATAATGCTTATTGCTGCTGCATATGCCAAGTCTGCTGAAGTGAAAATTGGGACACAATCTTCATTCACTCCACTCATTCCCACTTCCACAAGTTCTTCTCCTGCACAAAGAAACTCCAACAACTTGCCTTCAAAACAATCTGTCTGCTTTCCTGCAGAAAAGAGTTCCATTTGCAGGCTGCAAG AATTTCCGTTAGCACGTAGACAATCTCTTCAGAGGTTTCTTGAGAAGCGACGAGTCAG gtTGTTTAGCAAAGCCCCTTATGGTTTCTCAAAAAACATGGCTGGCCTCTATGATGACAATAGTCCAGGGAACATAGAGAACAGCTTTTATGATGACAATAGTCCACAAGATTTTGCTTCTTAA
- the LOC130972199 gene encoding ankyrin repeat protein SKIP35-like yields MRKESRMATSYCCNAKKIKSAEFIDCEPGSIEKSGLENKLCRQERIEIGRLFQGAVSSHDWELAESLILYTDPQTLNDALCITVDSIWFLRTEVELKGITEFIKKLVADGACDFTRAVQRTSFLAACVSACQSRTVCLADTISIMAQRLHERLQECNGDEILKVEASAKVQKFTEWALKCISAHSRLQDVDNVGHISAIEVQLQLSGFKMFLDLAGNRLTGKDFSEAFDAACFPLTLFSSSFDPSWALGISATVIQGLLGMLVDGGADNVNQCFLEASRFGSTELVRILLQIAQRNNLDVDVDLALGFASHYCKIGTMECLVEEGNAIAFLGPLMRAAERGCIQVVEWFVQRGSRDMELCLALTAATSSCQVDIAAYILPHVPRHVLSTLSIEIIKAAGERSGGSLDGVAFLLQSDFLGDPASTYAVADIIAKSEDEGVASELRTFLHEHWSEAAYLEGVRLGQEHYMNLLRIIKWGGCLKDLPIPLIIAIAYLPLYRECSKAGGCLFSQRLRGQLVEATRRLGNTDDRVFDDLTNSRELLHVLEHHLPDFLVSTRPLTS; encoded by the exons ATGAGGAAAGAATCAAGAATGGCAACCTCTTATTGTTGCAATGCCAAGAAGATCAAATCTGCTGAATTTATAGATTGTGAACCAGGAAGCATTGAGAAAAGTGGTTTGGAAAATAAATTATGTAGACAAGAAAGGATTGAAATCGGTCGGTTATTTCAAGGTGCAGTGAGTTCCCATGATTGGGAGCTAGCAGAAAGTTTGATTTTGTATACCGATCCACAAACACTTAATGATGCCTTGTGTATCACAGTAGATTCCATATGGTTTTTGAGAACAGAGGTGGAACTTAAAGGGATAACTGAATTTATCAAGAAGTTAGTTGCCGACGGCGCTTGTGACTTCACAAGAGCTGTTCAAAGGACTTCATTTCTTGCTGCATGTGTCTCTGCTTGCCAGAGCAGGACAGTATGCCTTGCTGATACAATTAGTATAATGGCCCAAAG GTTGCATGAGCGTCTCCAAGAGTGCAATGGCGATGAAATCTTGAAGGTAGAAGCTAGTGCTAAGGTTCAAAAGTTTACTGAATGGGCTCTAAAATGTATAAGCGCCCATTCACGACTTCAGGATGTCGATAATGTTGGACACATCTCGGCCATTGAGGTCCAGCTCCAGTTATCTGGCTTTAAGATGTTCCTTGATCTTGCTGGAAATCGCCTTACAGGGAAGGATTTCAGCGAGGCATTTGATGCGGCATGCTTTCCTCTTACTCTTTTCTCAAGCTCATTTGATCCAAGTTGGGCACTTGGCATATCAGCTACTGTGATCCAAGGTTTACTGGGAATGTTAGTAGATGGTGGTGCTGACAATGTTAATCAGTGCTTCTTGGAGGCCTCGCGATTTGGTAGCACAGAACTCGTGAGAATATTATTGCAG ATTGCACAAAGGAATAACCTGGATGTTGATGTTGACTTGGCATTAGGCTTTGcttcccattactgcaaaatAGGGACTATGGAGTGTTTGGTGGAAGAGGGGAATGCCATAGCATTTCTAGGCCCTTTGATGAGAGCTGCCGAAAGGGGCTGCATTCAAGTTGTTGAGTGGTTTGTACAAAGGGGTAGCCGAGACATGGAGCTATGCCTTGCCCTTACAGCAGCCACTTCTAGCTGTCAAGTTGACATAGCTGCATACATTCTTCCACACGTACCTCGGCACGTCCTTTCTACACTTAGTATCGAAATTATCAAGGCTGCCGGTGAGCGCAGCGGTGGATCTCTTGACGGCGTAGCATTTCTGCTGCAATCCGATTTCTTAGGTGATCCTGCATCTACTTATGCTGTTGCAGATATCATTGCTAAATCAGAGGATGAGGGTGTTGCTTCTGAACTAAGGACTTTTCTCCATGAGCATTGGTCAGAAGCAGCATACTTGGAAGGAGTAAGGCTAGGACAAGAGCATTACATGAACCTGTTAAGAATCATTAAATGGGGAGGGTGTTTAAAAGATCTTCCAATTCCATTGATAATTGCTATTGCTTATCTCCCTCTTTATAGAGAGTGTAGCAAAGCTGGTGGCTGTTTGTTTTCCCAAAGGCTTAGGGGACAATTGGTGGAGGCCACAAGAAGGCTTGGGAATACTGATGATAGGGTGTTTGATGATCTTACCAATTCTAGAGAACTTCTGCATGTTCTAGAGCATCACCTTCCTGATTTTCTAGTTTCTACACGCCCATTGACTAGCTAG